From a single Eleginops maclovinus isolate JMC-PN-2008 ecotype Puerto Natales chromosome 2, JC_Emac_rtc_rv5, whole genome shotgun sequence genomic region:
- the ppfibp1b gene encoding liprin-beta-1b isoform X4, translated as MMADASDMLAAALEQMDGIIAGSKALDYSNGMYDCQSPTSPFMGSLRALHLLEDLRSVLELMDTDERESLRCQIPDSTADSLVEWLHGHMSNGHISLSGGDHYQERLSRIESDKESLVLQVSVLTDQVEAQGEKIRDLDLCLEEHREKLNATEEMLQQELHCRGTLENQKLELISEVSNLKLKLNSMDKDRLDFDDRFRDSEDLILEINELRYRMTDLEGEKLQYEKKLKSTKEELAILRRQLEGRDGEMRRLQDETGFKAIASSSSDPTERDVEVQRMKKAVESLMAANEEKDRKIEELKQSLLRYKKVQDMVMSVQGKKEKGKDTEYVDGNGDGFNEFFLTIPMSAESEKYDVSDVEQLKRMSPDELEMLNGQTEEPSPSPSPSDPERVSEAAPTEERSQESCQDPIKNGSQDQMDRSNNEKNASEEISKMSDKPPVGSSATLPASTEDESFGSRKARSSFGKGFFKIRGGKKTGSTPNLAETEQQGTDHLDLAGLPQRSANSDSTNTLSTTPEGRKKAKGIKKLFGKLKRSQSTTFNLDDNLSEGEFKRGGVRATAGPRLGWSRDLQKNTNEVDVPFARWSKEQVCDWLQEQGLGLYVNMARVWISSGQTLLQASQHDLERELGIKHPLHKKKLQLALQALGSEEENNKGKLDYNWVTRWLDDIGLPQYKTQFDEGRVDGRMLHYMTVDDLLSLKVGSVLHHLSIKRAIQVLRLNNYEPNCLRRRPSDENNISPAEISQWTNHRVMEWLRSADLAEYAPNLRGSGVHGGLMVLEPRFNVETMALLLNIPPNKTLLRRHLATHFNLLIGSEAQQLKQECLENPDYTLLTATTKVKPRKMSFGNFGSLRKKKHEESEEYVCPMDVEMPKGRSFQKGYELQIYEDDLDRLEQMEDSEGTVRQIGAFSEGIQNLTSMLKDDEFFKEASPNPSVTDEDSMA; from the exons GCTCCAAGGCTCTGGACTACTCCAATGGGATGTATGACTGCCAGTCTCCTACCTCTCCCTTCATGGGCAGCCTGCGGGCGCTTCACCTTTTGGAAGACCTCAGAAGCGTCCTGGAGTTGATGGACACAGATGAAAGGGAAAGTTTACGCTGCCAGATCCCCGACTCCACAGCGGACAGTCTGGTGGAGTGGCTCCATGGTCACATG TCTAACGGGCACATCTCTCTGAGCGGGGGCGACCACTACCAGGAAAGGCTTTCCCGAATCGAAAGTGATAAGGAGTCTCTGGTTCTTCAG GTGAGCGTGCTGACAGACCAGGTGGAGGCTCAGGGAGAAAAGATCCGAGACCTGGACTTGTGTTTGGAAGAGCACAGAGAGAAACTCAATGCCACAGAGGAGATGCtgcaacag GAACTTCATTGCAGAGGTACTCTGGAGAACCAGAAGCTGGAGCTGATCTCTGAAGTGTCCAACCTGAAGCTGAAGCTGAACAGCATGGACAAGGACAGACTGGACTTTGATGACAGATTTAGAGACAGCGAG GATTTGATTCTAGAAATTAATGAACTGCGGTACAGGATGACAGACCTGGAGGGTGAAAAACTTCAGTATGAAAAGAAACTAAAATCCACCAAG GAGGAGCTAGCCATACTGAGGAGGCAGCTGGAGGGCAGAGACGGAGAAATGAGGCGACTACAAGATGAGACCGGTTTCAAAGCCATCGCCTCAAGCAGCTCAGATCCCACAGAGAGAG ATGTGGAAGTGCAGAGAATGAAAAAGGCAGTTGAGTCGTTGATGGCAGCGAATGAAGAGAAG GATCGTAAGATTGAGGAACTGAAGCAATCGCTGCTGCGGTATAAGAAAGTTCAAGACATGGTGATGTCAGTGCAAGGGAAGAAAG AGAAAGGCAAAGATACCGAGTATGTCGACGGTAATGGGGATGGATTCAATGAGTTCTTCCTAACCATCCCTATGTCTGCGGAGTCAGAAAAGTATGACGTTTCAGATGTTGAACAACTGAAAAGGATGAGCCCAGATGAG TTGGAGATGCTTAATGGTCAGACTGAAGAGCCATCACCCTCACCCAGCCCTTCAGATCCAGAACGAGTGTCAGAGGCCGCACCAACAGAAGAAAGGAGTCAAGAAAG CTGCCAGGATCCCATAAAGAATGGCAGCCAGGATCAGATGGACAGGAGCAATAATGAAAAG AATGCAAGTGAAGAGATCAGTAAGATGAGTGACAAGCCTCCAGTGGGTTCCTCTGCGACCCTGCCTGCCTCCACAGAGGATGAGAGCTTCGGCTCCAGAAAGGCTCGTTCATCCTTTGGAAAGGGCTTCTTCAAGATCCGCGGGGGAAAGAAGACAGGCAGCACTCCGAACCTTG CTGAAACCGAGCAACAGGGCACGGACCATCTGGATCTGGCCGGTCTTCCACAGAGGTCGGCTAACAGCGACAGCACCAACACACTCTCCACGACCCCTGAGGGCAGGAAAAAAGCCAAAGGGATAAAGAAACTCTTTGGGAA GCTAAAAAGGAGTCAGTCTACCACATTTAACCTGGATGACAACCTATCAGAGGGTGAGTTCAAGAGAGGCGGAGTACGAGCCACAGCGGGACCCAGGCTGGGATGGTCCCGGGACCTCCAAAAAAACACCAA TGAGGTTGATGTTCCCTTTGCCCGCTGGTCCAAGGAACAGGTGTGCGACTGGCTACAGGAGCAGGGTCTCGGTCTGTATGTAAACATGGCTCGAGTGTGGATCTCCTCTGGACAGACGCTGCTACAAGCCTCACAGCACGACCTGGAGAGG GAGCTGGGAATCAAACACCCTCTGCACAAAAAGAAGCTGCAGCTGGCTCTGCAGGCCCTCGGCTCAGAGGAGGAGAATAATAAAGGAAAGCTGGACTACAACTGGGTGACCA GATGGCTGGATGACATCGGTCTGCCTCAGTATAAGACCCAGTTTGATGAGGGGAGGGTAGATGGTCGCATGCTGCACTACATGACAGTG GATGACCTGCTCTCTCTGAAAGTGGGGAGTGTCCTGCATCACCTCAGCATCAAGAGAGCCATCCAAGTGCTCCGACTCAACAACTACGAACCCAACTGCTTGCGTCGGAGGCCATCTGACGAG AACAACATTTCTCCAGCTGAGATTTCACAGTGGACCAACCACAGGGTGATGGAGTGGCTGCGCTCTGCGGACCTGGCTGAATACGCTCCCAACCTGAGAGGCAGCGGAGTGCATGGAGGCCTGATG GTCCTGGAGCCACGCTTTAACGTGGAGACCATGGCTCTGCTGCTGAACATCCCCCCCAACAAGACGCTGCTGCGCCGCCACCTCGCCACACATTTCAACCTGCTCATCGGCTCCGAGGCCCAGCAGCTCAAACAGGAGTGTCTGGAAAACCCAGACTACACTCTGCTGACTGCCACCACTAAAGTCAAG CCAAGGAAAATGTCATTTGGTAACTTTGGCAGTCTGAGGAAGAAAAAGCATGAAGAGAGCGAGGAGTACGTGTGTCCGATGGATGTAGAGATGCCAAAGGGAAGGAGCTTTCAGAAAGGCTATGAGCTCCAAATCTACGAGGACGACCTCGACAGACTAGAACAG ATGGAGGACTCTGAGGGAACTGTGAGACAGATCGGAGCCTTCTCTGAGGGTATTCAAAACCTGACG AGCATGCTAAAAGATGATGAATTCTTCAAAGAGGCTTCACCGAACCCCAGCGTAACAGACGAGGACTCCATGGCGTGA